A segment of the Kazachstania africana CBS 2517 chromosome 2, complete genome genome:
GAGGCCTGTGCGAATTAGACACGAGGATGTCGAAGCagtgaagaaagaaattcagGATTCATTGACTGAGACTTCGACTCGTGAACCAACTCCAAGTGTTCCATCTTTGGAGAAGATAAAGGTTGAAGATGATTCTatgaatttaaataatACATTAAGAGATAAGGAGGAAGagttgaaagaaaaactGAATAAGTTAAATATCACATCTGTTGACGAGGAAGAAGTTGCAGCTGAGGCAGCTCAATTAATAAGTGATTATAAGCATATAGTGcaaaaacttgaaaaaataaacaataAACCAGAAAAATTCGTCATGTTCCAATTTCCATATAGGTTGCCTCAATTTGAAGATCTAACACTGAAAAAGGAAGACAAAACTGGCGAAGAACTACCTGCTGCTGGTGATAAAGGAAAGAAAGACGATGCAGCCAAGTTCAAGAAAAGGGAGGCTAAGACTGATGTCAAAGCCACCACTATCGAAAGTAAAAGTATTCCACAAAGTGAGCTCACAGGTAATATTGGTTCTATCAGAGTACATAAATCAGGTAAGCTATCAATAAAGATAGGTGATGCCGTAATGGACATCAGCAGAGGGTCAGAAACCACTTTCCTACAAGATGTAATAGCACTCGACGAAAATGAAGAACATCCGGGTGTCGAATTGATGGGTAGAATTAGTGGTAAATTCGTGGTCACCccaaaaatttaataacaGAACAACATACCATATAAGTCATATATCAACcaaaatttacaattatatattatagTCATTATCGTACAACTATAACTTTTCTCGTATTTTTACTTTGTAATCTCACTGTAACTTCATTTTTGTATATTCGGGTTAATATTTAAATCTACAATAAGAGGGTATGAAGATCACATAGAAAAGAGGAACACGAAGGAGGAGCTATCTTTTAATATATTCTCGATCCCGCCCTGTACAATAGTTGATATAGTCTTGGAGAATGGACAGAAGTGAAGCCTTTTCTAGTTCACACAATGGGAAGAACACCTTCTTATCTAGAATATTTGGGTTACAATCCGACGATGTCTCTGGATTAATGCATGGTGACGAAATGAACGAATATCCCATCGGCGTTCGAAGTGCTGGTACAGGAATGACTAAAGTACCTTCAGTTAATATTGAGGATGAACTCGAGAATGACAGAGAAAGCGGTAGAGATGGCGAAGGTTTAAGGGTACCTGAATCTGACCAAGATAGTACTAGTGACGATGATAATAAGAATAATACAATTGACTATGAGCTAAACTCTCAAAATATAGGGTTGGATAATATAAATTTACGGGAATCGATTGATTCACTTCCTAAATTGGGACAGCTATCTTCCGATGAAGAACGAGCttatgaagatgatgacgCTTCAGATAAAGATGCCCTATTGTTCAGTAAAACTACTACTGGAGAGAGTAAGAGAAAGCAGAAGCATCCAGTACTTTTACAGAGAATATTGGacaacaagaagaagaaagaaccTAGGAGACTATTTACGCCATCTCAAAATACTGAAAATATCAGATCCAAAAGTGACTCTCAGTCTTTCCTTGAACGTAAGTCTACAGATCCACAACTACGTGGAAGTTTCCTTTTTAGTGGAAAAGAGCGGGGGAGTAAATACCCATTTAAGAGGCCAAATCTTCTGCGTAACATTTCAGTTTTGAATAATACACCAGCTCATCGAATAAATACACTGAGTCCTAAGGAAAGGGCACTTTGGAAATGGGCTAACgtagaaaatttggataTTTTCTTGCAGGATgtttatcaatattatttggGTAACGGCTTTAGTAGcattttattgaaaaaagtgTTAAACCTTCTAACGTTTATCTTTGTTGTGCATATTTCATCATATATGGGTTATTGCATAGATTACTCAAAACTAGCAGAGAGCCATAGACTATCTGATATTGTTATTGACAAGTGCTATTCGAATAGAATCACTGGCTTCGTAAGAGTGCTTCTATGGATTTTTTatgttttcatttttctaaAGACATCTCAGTTATATTTCGACTACAAGAAATTGTCGGAATTAAGAAACTTCTATTAtcatcttttgaatatatctGATAATGAATTACAAACAATTCCTTGGCAGAATGTCATTCAACAAATAATGTATCTAAAAGATCAGAATGCATTAACAGCAAATGTTGTTGAGGTTAAAGCTAAGAACAGAATCGATGCACATGACGTAGCAAATAGGATTatgagaaaagaaaattatttaatagCACTTTACAACAACGACATTCTGAACCTATCCTTACCTATTCCATTATTCAGAACAAGTACATTAACAAAAACCTTAGAGTGGAATATTAATCTTTGCATTGTCGGATATGCCTTTAATGAATCTGGTTTCATCAAGCAAAGCTTTTTAAAACCTCAACAACGTGAACACGTTCGTGAAGAGcttgaaaaaagatttatGTTGGCAGGTTTCTTAAATATCATCTTATCTCCATTTTTGGTGACGTATTTTGTTTTACTCTATTTTTTCAGgtatttcaatgaatacAAGACGTCCCCAGGATCAATTGGTGTTAGACAATATACCCCAATTGCTGAGTGGAAATTCAGGGAATATAATGAACTTTAtcatatatttgaaaagagagtTGGATTAAGCACAGATATTGCTAATAAGTACATTAATCAATTCCCGAAAGATAAGTTCAATACTGCTATGAAGTTTATTGCATTTATATCAGGTTCTTTTGTTGCAATTCTGGCTTTATTAGCAATATTTGACCCCGAAAATTTCCtaaactttgaaataacACAAGATAGAACAGTACTTTTCTACATAACGTTATTTGGGACTATATGGACTGTAAGCCAAAGTTCAGTAGGCACAGAGTATAACGTTTTTGATCCTGAAGAAAGTATTATGGAATTATCGAGCTATACTCATTATCTACCTTCCGAATGGAAAGGAAAATATCATACTGAAGAGGTCAAAAATGAGTTTTGCAAACTTTATAACttaaaaattatcatcCTTATGAAGGAATTAACTAGCCTGGTTTTGACGCCATTTATTCTATGGTTTTCGTTACCAAAATCTGCTGGTGATATTGTGGATTTCTTCAGAGACACTTCGATATATATAGACGGATTGGGCTATGTCTGTAAGTATGCAATGTTCGACATTACTCAAGATAATACAGAACAAAAAAGGAGCTCATTAAATAAGGACAAATCATTTGCAGGACCAATACAGAATAGACAAAATTCCAAGGCCACTCTATCTAATGATACTTTGGAAACCGGATATGATGACAATGACGACGACGAAGATGAGgacgaaaataatatggCTGTGAATAAAATGATACAGTCGTACATGTATTTCATTGATAATTACGAAAATAGTGAAAACATGGTTGGTAAATATCAACTTCCAGCGCGAAGACCAAGCGAAACTACTAATATTAATCCCATTTTGAGTAACAAGTATTCTTGGAAAAAACAATTCCGTCCAGGGCAACGTCCTGAGTTGTATAGTGTAGCCAATAAGCCAAGAAGATCTTCTAATGAGACCAAACGAAACGATTTTGGAAGTGATACAAATAGAAGGGCATTTTCTACTGACAAATACATTTCAAGttcatttatcaattcaAACTCTTTAGAGGTTGGAAGAGCAAATGAAGACAGTATGCAAACCAGTAAAGGTGGCGTTCTAACACTAGTGAAACAATATTATAAACAATCTGACGTTGGTCGATAAATGCGCATCACATAGAGAACCtatattcatttatataataatatcacATGCTAAAGTAAAAAATATCTTACTTAATAATCTACAAAAGTTCACTATTTTTTACCACGACGTAATGCTTTCTCtctttcatatttatttttctcaGCACCCTCTTCTGTAGTGATTGTATTGTAAATATGTGCCATCTTGGCATGATATTCACTGtgttctttcttcttttgatcGATTCTTTGTCTTGCTTCAAATCTGGTATCTTTACGGATTTCCTTCATGGTAAACTTACGTTCCTTCTTCAATTGTGCCTTCATcttattaatttcatttctaGTAGCATCTGGATCATATGATTTCTTGTCTGGATTGAAGTTCTCTTCGAATTTAGGAGCATGTGAGGGTATAGATACAGGTTTGTGGTTTTGTAAAGTTAGTGGGAAGTGTTCATTGAACTTATTTAACCTCTCGATCTTATTTAGAATTGATGGAACCTTTTCTAAACTTGGATATTTGTTCCTATATTCAGAGAGAAggatttcaaaagaatttgtAATTTCAGCAAAAGCAGAGAATTCCTTCCATATTTGTGACATTGCCCTTTCTAGCGATGTCAAAACATGTAATAGGATGGTTTTTTGTGAAGTATCTTTATCAAGGTCAGctgagaaaattttgtgcAATTGAAGTACATCAGATTCTTTGCCAGTGAATGAAATGTCATCTTTGAGCGCCAAATCTCTAGTATCTGATTTTAGGcctatcaaattttgagtCCCTATGAATGTTACCAATACTTTTTGGATAAAATAAACCAATTCTGGGATATAACGCTTTGATATCCTTTGATACTGTAAGGAGATTGAAGCCAAGACAGCACCGAATGCAATTTTAGTCAAAGTGTTAAACTTGATCTGTTCTAAAAATTCACCgattaaaattgatgatggaGTAATGActaaatgatattgatcAGATGTAGAAAAGAGAATACCGACGAGAATGAAAAACATTAAATGGCCAGTATTAAGCCCCGcaaaattggaatttttgaaatttgtttgAATTTCTGATATGATAATCCTACATTCGTCAGAGAGTGCATGGTTATATTTCTCAGATaatgttttcaaaattgaaatcaaagaagTTTGCACTTCCTGAACCTCTcccaaattttcttcataatcTTCTAGGACTAAAAACATTATGTGTCTTAAAAGGATTGCAGTGAATTTGCCTAGACGTTCTTTATTACCTTCAGCTAATTTTGGTTGGTATGCATTTATGATTTTCTTAATGATCTTCGGATGTTCAGATAATGGgaagtttttcaataatgcCAAGAGATCATCATGCTTGGATGGACATGGGAGTGATTTTgcaattttcaaagcaaACTCTCTGTCAATTTCCTTGACCTCATCACCAAAtttaatatcatcatccGAGTCAGGGATATCATCCTCTGCCTTCTCATCCTCTTCCTCAGAGTTTTCCCAGAACCCATCATCCAAGTCTTCAATAcctctttcttcttcatcctctGTATTGAAAATACCTTGCATACGATCTAATCTTTGTTgttctaattttttcttattatctTCTGCTtccttttgtaattcttcttctgtctTGGTTCTATCAGCTGGAGCTGCTCTCTTTTCATCCAGAAGCTCCCTAACTTTTATGTCATAATCTATGTCTTTCTGTTCTTTGGCTTCGATGGTGTGTTTCTTAGTTTGAGTTGTCATAAGTTCAGACATAATATCatcgaaattttcatcCAAATCATCGATTTGATCTTCTAATTTACTTTGGGCCTTTTGTCTTTCCTGTTTGTAAAACTTAGATTTAGCAATAACTTCCTTCATAACTTCTGCTTTAGTCTTTTTTCTGGCAGGTAATAGTTCACCAAGGgtgtcatcatcatcaaaacGACCTCTCTTGCCAAAAGGTTCGTCCAGTCCGAAGTCATCTTGTTCCGTTTCATTTAAAGGAGCACCTAAGTGTGTTAAGTTGTTGCCTTGCATATCAAATtgatcatcttcatcatcctcatcaaGATTAAATAAACTTTGTTTTCTCTTGGATTGAATCTGTCTTTCCCTCGTAAATCTCTCGAGCATCTTTTCCTCCTCCGTCATAttcttatttctttcaCCAAAACGTCTATCAACAAGACCACCTTTCctgtttttcaataacttcCTAGCTTCAAAGGAACGTAacctttcttcttcaccgATCTGTTTTGAAATACCGGGTTTACCGACGGCAATTCTGTTATCCTTGGAACCAGTTTCATTTCTCTTGTTCTTTGCAGTCTTCACTTCAAAGGGGTTGAACTGTTCTCTGATCTTGTTGATAAGTTTCACCTTCTCTTCACGATCGTATTCTTTTGCTTGCCTCTTggtatttttcttgttctttttgACGTTTGCCTGCCCCGTGAGACCATGGGCTTTTAAAGTGgccttcaaattcttcagtTGCGAGCCAGCCATCGTGAACCGTATGAGCTTCTCTCAAATGTAGCTTCCTTCTAGTTTGAATCATCTCATCTAATAACATTTTCAAGCTCATCGCCAATTTCAGATAgcgaaaatttttcagtataCATTTATCACCCACACCGCACACTATAGAAGACATTTTAGAGATAATAGCAGGCTCAACCACAGTATCTAACCGCATAGCTCCACTCATACCATCCatatgaatattttaagAGAGTACAACCACTATGTTACCATACAAATATATCGATTTCCTATGCGCTATAGTGCGAAAAAGACATATCACCCGGACGttgaatttaaattttctatataaagccaaaaattcaaattcgGTGGCAAAACGCAGAGAATTATTCACTAATCAACAGTCGAGAAAGACATTTAAAAGAGGTCAATTAAGTGTCTGAGATAGTTTTAACAATGTCTAGAGACGCACCAATAAAGGCAGAAAAGGATTATAGcgaaattttgaaggagGAGCTCCCAAAGATAGATAAGTTAGCTGAAGGGAGCTATGAATCTGCCTTGGATCAATTGTTAGTTCTGGAGAAGAAGACAAGACAGTCATCTGATTTGGTTTCGTCGAAAGAAATCCTATCTAAGATTGTTGAAATATTGGTTTCTAAGGGTAAATGGGAAGAATTAGACGAACAATTGACTCTTTTATCCAAGAAACATGgtcaattgaaattatctATCCAATATATGATTCAAAGAATCatgcattatttgaatgaaacGAACATGGATTTAACTTCCAAGATAAAAACGATTGAAACCATCAGGAACGTCacagaaaataaaatctttgTTGAAGTGGAAAGGGCCAGAGTAACACGGGATCTAGTCAGAATTAGAAGATCTGAAGGTAAAATCAAGGAAGCATGTGATATATTATGTGAATTACAAGTGGAAACATATGGTTCGATGGAAATGTCCGAAAAAATTGAGTTTATCTTGGAACAAATGGAATTAAGTATATTGAAAGGTGATTATTCACAAGCTACAGTCCTATCgaggaaaattttgaagaaaactttccaaaatgaaaagtatGAAACTTATAAGTTGCAATACTACGAATTACTCATCAAGATTGGTCTTTACAAGAGAAattatttggaaattgCCCAATATTATCAAGATATTTATCAAACTGAATCAATTAAAATCGATGAGGCAAAATGGAGACCTGTTTTGACACATATCGTTTATTTCCTTATCTTGGCACCATATGATAACTTACAAAACGATTTACTTCATAAAGTTCAACTAGAtaatcatttgaaaaaattggaaaatcaAGAATCTTTGGTCAAATTGTTTACTACGAAGGAATTAATGAGATGGCCTATAGTTAAAAAGACCTACGAACCAATATTCATCACAGACGGGCTTGTGTTCAGTAAGGAACATCCTGAACATTGGGAAACACTACAAAAAAGAGTCATCGAACACAACTTGAGAGTTATATCGGaatattattcaagaattaCTCTAGCGAGATTAAATGAATTGTtagatttgaatgaaaatgaaactgaGACGTATATTAGTAACTTAGTCAATCAAGGTGTCATTTATGCCAAAGTCAATAGACCAGCCAAGATTGTAAACTTCGAGAAGCCAAAAAACTCAAGTGAACTATTGAATGAATGGTCGCATAACATCGATGAATTGCTGGAGCATATTGAAACTATCGGTCATTTGATTACAAAGGAGGAAATCATGCATGGTTTGAAAGCCTAAGCTCTCTAGTTGTAAAACCCAACTTATATAAAACGTACATACAATCTTTAATTTGAAAGGGTCAATATCTCATAGTCTCTACGCATCCAAGCAAACTTCTCTAGTCATGTTGTTAGTGGATTCTTATTAAGATTTTCACGGACAAATCTTTGTCGTAAAATATGAATTatacaaaaaaagttgatcATTGTACGATCGAATCTATAATCTACCGTAAAGATCAGTTTAAATACGCATTGACATAGGTGGACTAGTGTTTTCACTGAGTGTTATGATATGATATTAGATCCAGCCTCAccaaatgaagaaagtcatacgaaagaagaaattatacAGTTTTGGGCATCTTTAGAAGAGATCCTTAATCACCCAAAGACAAAGGACAAGACAATCCTTAATACTTATCTCGTACAATATTTGAAGGAGGTGACCGATTCATATAAAGTGTTCATCAACACGGACGAGGATTTGTTTAGGATGGCTTTACTGCTAGCTGAATCGtttttatttgaagatattgaaaataagaacTTTTGTATCAGTAAATTCCTGTCATTGCTTAACATTGATCTTCTGGAGATCAATATGAAGTTTGTTATAACGTACATTCTTTTATTTGAGGCTAAAAGGAATATTAACTCCCTAGAGACTATGTTGCAGTTTCAAGGATTCACAGTATTTTACAATACTTTGTACACCGAGTTTGCATATCTTAACAAATATGGTGATAATGAGGACCAGAACTCCAATGACAATAAACCCCTCACTGACTTAGACTACGCAATTGTGGACgaaatgaaacaaatttgTACCGTTTTGCTGGATATATTGTATCAAATGTTCAAATATTGCAAATGTactatttcaaatgttCAATTAGTTGACGATTTCTTTGTacattttttgataagGTCAATCAGGTCTGATACTTTTACAGACTTGTACAATAATTCTCAATTTAAAGTTATTTTGGCCCTGAATGAACAGTATATGATGTTTGGTAAAGAATATAACATTCCAAATAAAGTGCTCAAATTTTTAGTCActacaaatatttcaaagggTTTCATGGAGCTGCTACTTCTGAAATTCAATAGGTTGGAAGACTGTTCATTGCAAATTATGATGTGTAAAATATTGTACTTAATATTGACGACTACTGCTCATAATATAGCCAAAGACTTCTTTTACCTCAATGATCTTTACGTCTTCGTTGATGTTCTGATAAGAGAACtacaaaatatatcagAAAACCAGGAGGCTTTAAGAAACACTTATCTAAGAGTATTGATCCCTTTATTACAAAATACCGAATTGTCTACGACGCACTATAGAAAGAATGAACTTTGTAAGGTACTAGAGTACCTATGCAATCTAGATAATATATGTGACagtgataaaattttgagcGAACATAAGACAACAGTAAGACTGGCCTCCAAATGTCTATCTTCGGTTAGTTGGTTACAACATCCAGCCACGAATGATAGTGGTTCGAATAGTAGCAATGGCTCAAGTGATAATCTGAGTAGAGTTTCTACAATAAGCGCTAATGCAATGGCAATCAGTGAAGGTTCGACTAAAGTCTTCAATGAATATGACATCTCAACAGAGTCTCTTGAAAAGAGGAAGACGAAACCACCACCTCCTCCTCCGTCAAGAAAACTGAGTGCGCCAAGAGGACTAAGTTTGTCCAGTACTCTTGCTGGAGTTCACTCACGCAATTTTAATGACaattaaatcaatgaatgtaattaataatatattaatgatgatgatctATATAAATTGTAAATATGCATCAATAATAGAACGTCTTTCGAGGATTATTTGCTTGATCTATTCTGAGGAATGACGGCATTCTGCAGAGATTGGAAAATACTTTCAAGTATACGGTTTAGTAGATTTAAGGTGCTAGTGGTATACTGTAATAAATTTGCATATATTTCATAGAAACTTACATGGTACTTAGAAAAGTGTTAATATTTACATGGAATAAGCTGTTCGTTTGGCACTTCTTTCAGTCCACAATCCGAGCAGTTTGTTCgtcaaatttcaataaaccTTTCTGCTCCCTAAGTTTGAATTGAAGCATGTGTAATAAGTTGTACAACATTGATAAAATAGGAGCATCGATACCGTATGACTTGCCAATTCTCAATGGATTACCTAAAATGGCCTCTAATTCCATTAATTGTCCCTTTTCCATGTCTACACACATGGAAGGCTTGAAGATAAGGTTTCTTGTTGCATCAGTGAAAAAATCTATAAATTTCTCTTCCAATACAATACCTTCAGCAGCAGCAATAGCAATAATTTCTCTCATGGCAGGCttaaagatttcaaattctgtACTTTGTTTATTGACACCAAATTCTAGAGCACGGGGGACATCTAAGCCCACGAGTGCAGTTGTTGTGTTTATGGCAGCGTTATATAGCAATTTCTTCCACCTTGAATAACGGACACGTTCGTCGAATTGTGCCATGTTGTGACCTTCGTTGAGGTAAATACTGATAAACTGTTTTGCAGCTTCGACTGCATTGCGGTCACTGGGATCAAAGGCACCAACAGCAAGGTTTTCAGGACCAATATGATCAATGACACCACGGCCTACCTTAGTGGAAGCCACAATTTGAACACCTGACAATGCTGTGTAATTATACTCTTGCTTTGAAAAGGTCTTAAAAAgatccttttcaatatcaataccattttgaattagaagaataTTACTTTGTCTTTCTGAATCTAACTTACGGTTACTTTCAAGAACCGGTCTGACGACTTCTTCCACACGAGATTGAAATGGACCGTCAGGGATATTCTTCGTAGTAACGACAATGTAATCGAAGAAAGTACCTGAGTTCGATGCCTCTTCTGACGATCCGAAGAGTGTCTGTGGTCTCCACCCATCCAAATTACCGTAACTGCATGACTTGATAGTATAGCCGTGTTCCTTAACGTGCCCATAATCCGATCTCACGACCAAAGAAACGTTACTTTTGGCATTGAAATCCAGCGAGACAGCAGCTATCACACCAACCCCGCCGGCACCAATCACAATGACATTAGGTTTACTCATCCTTTCCTCGAGCTTCCAACTAGCTTAAATACCTTCAATTCCAAGGATCTTTACTGTTAAATCAACTATTAAATTTAAACCTTTCTCGACCTTCgatatatacatatatcGAATCATTTTTCACGTGAATTGgaatcaatgaaaattttgaaaaattcgtTTTGCCACCAACTAGAAATAACAGTTCAAATAAGAGAAAGTTGACTTGAACTAGAGGTTTAAAGATCGATTGTTCTATCAATACCACGTCAATTGCCATGCCACCAAAGGTTCCATCCAACGCTACTTTCAAAAACAGAGAAAAACCACAAGAAGTGCGTAAAGCTAACATCATCGCAGCACGTGCGGTGGCCGATGCTGTTCGTACTTCTCTTGGTCCAAAAGGTATGGATAAGATGATTAAGACGTCCCGTGGTGAAATTATCATATCTAATGATGGTCATACTATCTTAAAACAGATGGCTATTTTACATCCTGTGGCCAAGATGTTAGTTGAAGTGTCAGCTGCTCAGGATGCTGAAGCAGGTGATGGTACTACGTCTGTGGTCATCTTAACTGGTGCATTGTTAGGTGCAGCTGAAAGGTTACTCAGTAAGAACATTCATCCAACTATTATTGCGGAATCATTTCAAAGAGCTAGTGAAAGATCAGTGgaaattttattagaaatgTGTCATAGAATTTCTTTAGATGATAGAGACGATTTGATCCGTGCGGCATCAACTTCTCTGAGTTCCAAGATTGTTTCTCagtattcttctttcttagCACCTTTGACGGTCGATGCTGTGCTGAAAATTTGTAATGAAGACTCTAAGACAGTAGATTTAAATGATATCCGtttaattaaaaaagtCGGTGGTACGATCGATGATACCGAAACTGTCGATGGTGTAGTATTAACCCAGACTGCTGTTAAATCAGCTGGTGGTCCAactagaaaagaaaaagccAAGATTGGTTTAATCCAATTCCAAATATCACCTCCAAAACCTGATACTGAAAATAACATTGTAGTCAATGATTATAGGCAAATGGACAAAATCTTAAAGGAAGAAAGGGCATACCttttaaatatttgtaaaaaaatcaaaaaggCTAAATGTAATGTCttattgattcaaaaatcCATCTTAAGAGATGCTGTCAATGATTTGGCATTACATTTCTTATCTAAATTAGGTATTATGGTTGTAAAAGACGTTGAAAGGGAAGAAATCGAATTTTTATCCAAGAGTTTGGGTTGTAAACCAATTGCAGACGTTGAGTTATTTAGTGAAGATAGATTAGGTTCTGCTGATTTAGTGGAGGAAATAGATAGTGATGGTTCTAAGATCGTCAAATTGACCGGTATAAAGAGTGCTAATGCAAAGCCAACAGTCTCAGTTATTGTTCGTGGTGCTAACAACATGATCTTAGATGAAACAGAGCGTTCCTTACACGATGCCCTATGTGTTATTCGTT
Coding sequences within it:
- the RPC53 gene encoding DNA-directed RNA polymerase III subunit C53 (similar to Saccharomyces cerevisiae RPC53 (YDL150W); ancestral locus Anc_7.329) yields the protein MSGRLPSLKDSSGGKASLKFKPKMVARRSKEERDASVPKVKVEEVGKPRNDKAKTTRRPNNQQQKRVPRYLQNTHVVSSGPLAAGNFVESSRSDMRRGFVKMDGSGSSLVQKGLQTIENDAGESEDEDDDKESKNKSKFNMGREYSVHEHAEDEPSDVSDAELDEQEVQARMIEQMFPVRPVRIRHEDVEAVKKEIQDSLTETSTREPTPSVPSLEKIKVEDDSMNLNNTLRDKEEELKEKLNKLNITSVDEEEVAAEAAQLISDYKHIVQKLEKINNKPEKFVMFQFPYRLPQFEDLTLKKEDKTGEELPAAGDKGKKDDAAKFKKREAKTDVKATTIESKSIPQSELTGNIGSIRVHKSGKLSIKIGDAVMDISRGSETTFLQDVIALDENEEHPGVELMGRISGKFVVTPKI
- the ATG9 gene encoding autophagy protein ATG9 (similar to Saccharomyces cerevisiae ATG9 (YDL149W); ancestral locus Anc_7.328), which translates into the protein MDRSEAFSSSHNGKNTFLSRIFGLQSDDVSGLMHGDEMNEYPIGVRSAGTGMTKVPSVNIEDELENDRESGRDGEGLRVPESDQDSTSDDDNKNNTIDYELNSQNIGLDNINLRESIDSLPKLGQLSSDEERAYEDDDASDKDALLFSKTTTGESKRKQKHPVLLQRILDNKKKKEPRRLFTPSQNTENIRSKSDSQSFLERKSTDPQLRGSFLFSGKERGSKYPFKRPNLLRNISVLNNTPAHRINTLSPKERALWKWANVENLDIFLQDVYQYYLGNGFSSILLKKVLNLLTFIFVVHISSYMGYCIDYSKLAESHRLSDIVIDKCYSNRITGFVRVLLWIFYVFIFLKTSQLYFDYKKLSELRNFYYHLLNISDNELQTIPWQNVIQQIMYLKDQNALTANVVEVKAKNRIDAHDVANRIMRKENYLIALYNNDILNLSLPIPLFRTSTLTKTLEWNINLCIVGYAFNESGFIKQSFLKPQQREHVREELEKRFMLAGFLNIILSPFLVTYFVLLYFFRYFNEYKTSPGSIGVRQYTPIAEWKFREYNELYHIFEKRVGLSTDIANKYINQFPKDKFNTAMKFIAFISGSFVAILALLAIFDPENFLNFEITQDRTVLFYITLFGTIWTVSQSSVGTEYNVFDPEESIMELSSYTHYLPSEWKGKYHTEEVKNEFCKLYNLKIIILMKELTSLVLTPFILWFSLPKSAGDIVDFFRDTSIYIDGLGYVCKYAMFDITQDNTEQKRSSLNKDKSFAGPIQNRQNSKATLSNDTLETGYDDNDDDEDEDENNMAVNKMIQSYMYFIDNYENSENMVGKYQLPARRPSETTNINPILSNKYSWKKQFRPGQRPELYSVANKPRRSSNETKRNDFGSDTNRRAFSTDKYISSSFINSNSLEVGRANEDSMQTSKGGVLTLVKQYYKQSDVGR
- the NOP14 gene encoding snoRNA-binding rRNA-processing protein NOP14 (similar to Saccharomyces cerevisiae NOP14 (YDL148C); ancestral locus Anc_7.327), whose protein sequence is MAGSQLKNLKATLKAHGLTGQANVKKNKKNTKRQAKEYDREEKVKLINKIREQFNPFEVKTAKNKRNETGSKDNRIAVGKPGISKQIGEEERLRSFEARKLLKNRKGGLVDRRFGERNKNMTEEEKMLERFTRERQIQSKRKQSLFNLDEDDEDDQFDMQGNNLTHLGAPLNETEQDDFGLDEPFGKRGRFDDDDTLGELLPARKKTKAEVMKEVIAKSKFYKQERQKAQSKLEDQIDDLDENFDDIMSELMTTQTKKHTIEAKEQKDIDYDIKVRELLDEKRAAPADRTKTEEELQKEAEDNKKKLEQQRLDRMQGIFNTEDEEERGIEDLDDGFWENSEEEDEKAEDDIPDSDDDIKFGDEVKEIDREFALKIAKSLPCPSKHDDLLALLKNFPLSEHPKIIKKIINAYQPKLAEGNKERLGKFTAILLRHIMFLVLEDYEENLGEVQEVQTSLISILKTLSEKYNHALSDECRIIISEIQTNFKNSNFAGLNTGHLMFFILVGILFSTSDQYHLVITPSSILIGEFLEQIKFNTLTKIAFGAVLASISLQYQRISKRYIPELVYFIQKVLVTFIGTQNLIGLKSDTRDLALKDDISFTGKESDVLQLHKIFSADLDKDTSQKTILLHVLTSLERAMSQIWKEFSAFAEITNSFEILLSEYRNKYPSLEKVPSILNKIERLNKFNEHFPLTLQNHKPVSIPSHAPKFEENFNPDKKSYDPDATRNEINKMKAQLKKERKFTMKEIRKDTRFEARQRIDQKKKEHSEYHAKMAHIYNTITTEEGAEKNKYEREKALRRGKK
- the RPN5 gene encoding proteasome regulatory particle lid subunit RPN5 (similar to Saccharomyces cerevisiae RPN5 (YDL147W); ancestral locus Anc_7.326), with the protein product MSRDAPIKAEKDYSEILKEELPKIDKLAEGSYESALDQLLVLEKKTRQSSDLVSSKEILSKIVEILVSKGKWEELDEQLTLLSKKHGQLKLSIQYMIQRIMHYLNETNMDLTSKIKTIETIRNVTENKIFVEVERARVTRDLVRIRRSEGKIKEACDILCELQVETYGSMEMSEKIEFILEQMELSILKGDYSQATVLSRKILKKTFQNEKYETYKLQYYELLIKIGLYKRNYLEIAQYYQDIYQTESIKIDEAKWRPVLTHIVYFLILAPYDNLQNDLLHKVQLDNHLKKLENQESLVKLFTTKELMRWPIVKKTYEPIFITDGLVFSKEHPEHWETLQKRVIEHNLRVISEYYSRITLARLNELLDLNENETETYISNLVNQGVIYAKVNRPAKIVNFEKPKNSSELLNEWSHNIDELLEHIETIGHLITKEEIMHGLKA